One segment of Polypterus senegalus isolate Bchr_013 chromosome 8, ASM1683550v1, whole genome shotgun sequence DNA contains the following:
- the LOC120534667 gene encoding histone H1-like → MAETSPAAPTSAPAKAPKKKKTSLKPKKTSPSVSDLIVKAVLASNECHGLSLARLKKAFAAGGYDVEKNNIRVKLAIKSMVSKGALVQTKGASGSFKINKKQAEAKEKAGKENEAPKKKPVAKLNPIGARGHRHGEPKCLRYPGPQHFRHTQECWGKEDQGYPE, encoded by the coding sequence ATGGCAGAAACCTCTCCAGCTGCTCCCACCAGCGCTCCGGCTAAGgcgccgaagaagaagaagacaagtttGAAGCCAAAGAAGACCAGCCCTAGCGTGTCTGATTTGATCGTGAAGGCTGTGTTGGCTTCAAATGAGTGCCATGGGTTATCTTTAGCCAGGCTCAAGAAGGCTTTTGCTGCTGGTGGCTACGATGTGGAGAAGAACAACATCCGTGTGAAACTGGCCATAAAAAGCATGGTTAGCAAAGGGGCTCTGGTGCAGACTAAAGGTGCCTCTGGGTCCTTTAAGATCAATAAGAAGCAAGCAGAGGCAAAGGAGAAAGCAGGTAAGGAAAATGAGGCCCCGAAGAAGAAGCCAGTGGCCaaactcaaccctataggggcccgtggtcaccgccacgGGGAACCCAAATGCCTGAGGtaccctggccctcagcacttccgccacacccaggagTGCTGGGGCAAAGAAGACCAGGGATACCCGGAGTGA
- the LOC120534668 gene encoding histone H1-like — translation MAETAPASTPAKAPKKKSTSSKPRKTGLSVSDWIVKAVSGSFKINKKQAEAKEKASKKKAAPKKPAAKKPMAKKPTTAAKKVVKTAAKKPVADKRTTKKPAAAKKTTKSLKKLKPTAKPKQVTKSPKKAKASKAKTTKKAAPKKRIVYVSTVV, via the coding sequence atggcagaaaccGCTCCAGCCAGCACTCCGGCTAAGGCGCCAAAGAAGAAGTCGACAAGTTCGAAGCCAAGGAAGACCGGCCTTAGTGTGTCTGATTGGATCGTGAAGGCTGTGTCCGGGTCCTTTAAGATCAATAAGAAGCAGGCAGAGGCAAAGGAGAAAGCAAGTAAGAAAAAGGCAGCCCCGAAGAAGCCAGCGGCCAAGAAACCAATGGCTAAGAAGCCGACCACAGCTGCCAAAAAAGTAGTAAAGACTGCAGCAAAGAAACCCGTAGCAGACAAAAGGACGACAAAGAAGCCCGCTGCAGCCAAGAAAACCACCAAGAGTCTCAAAAAGCTGAAGCCGACTGCAAAGCCCAAACAGGTGACCAAGAGTCCAAAGAAAGCCAAAGCTTCCAAAGCCAAGACTACAAAGAAGGCCGCGCCGAAAAAGAGAATCGTGTACGTGTCGACAGTTGTTTAG
- the LOC120533342 gene encoding histone H2A-like: protein MSGRGKTGGKVRAKAKTRSSRAGLQFPVGRVHRLLRKGNYAERVGAGAPVYLAAVLEYLTAEILELAGNAARDNKKTRIIPRHLQLAVRNDEELNKLLGGVTIAQGGVLPNIQAVLLPKKTEKPAKSK, encoded by the coding sequence ATGTCTGGAAGAGGAAAGACCGGTGGTAAGGTTCGTGCTAAGGCCAAAACTCGCTCATCTCGGGCCGGTTTGCAGTTTCCCGTCGGTCGTGTTCACAGGCTTTTGAGAAAAGGCAACTATGCCGAACGTGTGGGCGCTGGTGCACCCGTCTATCTGGCTGCTGTGCTCGAATACTTGACTGCTGAAATTCTCGAGTTAGCCGGCAATGCTGCCCGTGATAACAAGAAAACCCGAATCATTCCTCGTCATCTTCAGTTGGCCGTGCGTAATGACGAAGAGCTCAATAAGTTGTTGGGTGGCGTGACTATCGCCCAGGGTGGTGTGTTGCCTAACATTCAGGCTGTGCTTTTACCCAAGAAGACCGAGAAACCCGCAAAGAGCAAGTGA
- the LOC120533347 gene encoding histone H2B 5-like — MPEPKAAPAPKKGSKKAVSKSQAKGGKKRRKSRKESYSIYVYKVMKQVHPDTGISSKAMGIMNSFVNDIFERIAGEASRLAHYNKRSTISSREIQTAVRLLLPGELAKHAVSEGTKAVTKYTSSK; from the coding sequence ATGCCGGAACCAAAAGCTGCTCCTGCACCCAAAAAGGGTTCGAAGAAGGCTGTTTCTAAGAGTCAGGCTAAGGGTGGAAAGAAACGCAGAAAGTCCAGGAAGGAAAGCTATTCCATCTACGTGTACAAGGTGATGAAGCAAGTACACCCCGATACGGGTATTTCTTCAAAGGCAATGGGCATCATGAACTCGTTTGTCAACGATATCTTTGAGCGTATCGCAGGCGAGGCTTCTCGTTTAGCGCACTACAACAAGCGCTCAACCATCTCTTCAAGGGAGATCCAAACTGCCGTGAGACTGCTACTGCCGGGTGAACTTGCTAAACATGCTGTGTCCGAAGGTACTAAAGCAGTTACAAAGTATACCAGCTCCAAATAA
- the LOC120533336 gene encoding histone H3 produces MARTKQTARKSTGGKAPRKQLATKAARKSAPATGGVKKPHRYRPGTVALREIRRYQKSTELLIRKLPFQRLVREIAQDFKTDLRFQSSAVMALQEASEAYLVGLFEDTNLCAIHAKRVTIMPKDIQLARRIRGERA; encoded by the coding sequence ATGGCAAGAACGAAGCAAACCGCTCGCAAATCTACCGGCGGCAAAGCTCCCCGAAAACAGCTCGCCACTAAAGCAGCCCGAAAGAGCGCCCCCGCCACCGGTGGGGTGAAGAAGCCTCACCGCTACAGGCCCGGCACTGTAGCTCTGCGAGAGATTCGTCGCTACCAGAAATCCACTGAACTGCTTATCCGAAAGCTGCCTTTCCAGAGGCTGGTGAGAGAGATCGCTCAGGATTTCAAGACCGATCTCCGTTTCCAGAGCTCCGCTGTCATGGCTCTGCAGGAAGCCAGCGAGGCTTACTTGGTCGGTCTGTTCGAAGACACCAACCTGTGTGCCATCCACGCTAAGAGAGTGACCATCATGCCCAAGGATATCCAGTTGGCTCGTCGCATCCGTGGGGAACGCGCCTAA